In the Bacteroidales bacterium genome, one interval contains:
- a CDS encoding DUF4831 family protein: MRKIYLFTLVLMFGVGTSVAQISSVKVSPSTENLGGNGVFYSLPRTVFKVDVLISKIEDVPGPYASLASKVLGLTDFINRAETQYSIKGIYIHSISEADPNAVYFLNFGERSNKSDRTFIVQLQANGVLKGINETTFLNKEDRKAKLELREDYFSQDFNYFADLNQMIRVDTIIRRIAVDTTTIEDVVFNRATVEKTKLQRAQDAANAYMDIHKNRLELLSGFQEVNYPAQTIELMNSELRQMEVDYLALFKGKRFISEEKFSFYLVPDGEKSHQTYPIFKFSKEKGVRDLTATSGERINLIVQTNGLTDVLPNPLSENQSLGVFYRIPEVARVWAEYNNTEYSKNTFLIPQLGVLQSVNTSKTLLSVDPNTGMLKAIEIK; this comes from the coding sequence ATGCGTAAGATTTATTTATTCACTTTAGTGTTAATGTTTGGTGTTGGTACTTCTGTAGCTCAAATTAGTTCGGTTAAAGTAAGTCCTTCTACTGAGAATTTAGGAGGAAACGGAGTGTTTTATTCCTTGCCTCGTACGGTATTTAAGGTAGATGTACTTATTAGTAAAATAGAAGATGTGCCGGGACCATACGCTTCTTTGGCATCTAAGGTCTTAGGCTTAACAGATTTTATTAACCGTGCCGAAACACAATATTCTATAAAGGGAATTTATATACATTCAATTAGTGAAGCCGATCCTAATGCTGTTTATTTTTTAAATTTTGGTGAGCGTTCTAATAAATCTGACCGTACATTTATTGTGCAACTACAAGCAAATGGTGTGTTAAAGGGTATTAATGAAACAACTTTCTTAAATAAAGAAGATAGAAAAGCTAAGTTAGAACTTAGAGAGGACTATTTTTCGCAAGACTTTAATTATTTTGCCGATTTGAATCAGATGATTCGTGTTGATACTATTATTCGCAGAATAGCTGTAGATACCACTACCATAGAAGATGTGGTCTTTAATAGGGCTACTGTCGAGAAGACTAAATTACAGCGTGCACAGGATGCAGCAAATGCTTATATGGATATTCATAAAAATCGTTTAGAATTACTTTCCGGCTTTCAAGAAGTAAATTATCCCGCACAAACTATAGAGTTGATGAACTCCGAATTGCGACAAATGGAAGTTGACTATCTGGCACTATTTAAAGGAAAACGATTTATAAGTGAAGAGAAATTTTCTTTTTATCTTGTTCCTGATGGAGAGAAAAGTCACCAGACTTATCCTATATTCAAGTTTTCAAAAGAAAAAGGAGTAAGAGATTTAACAGCTACTTCTGGAGAACGGATTAATCTGATTGTTCAAACTAATGGACTTACGGATGTTTTGCCAAATCCGTTGTCTGAAAACCAATCATTAGGAGTTTTTTATCGTATTCCTGAAGTTGCAAGAGTATGGGCTGAGTATAATAATACCGAATATTCTAAGAATACATTTTTAAT
- a CDS encoding zinc ribbon domain-containing protein encodes MKQKYVCPKCGNTTYETDEIRTTGGNLAKIFDVQNKKFFTVSCTKCHYTELYKGSTSTLGNVLDFFTN; translated from the coding sequence ATGAAGCAGAAATATGTTTGCCCTAAATGTGGGAATACAACCTATGAAACCGACGAAATTAGAACAACAGGTGGAAATCTTGCAAAGATATTTGATGTGCAAAATAAAAAGTTTTTTACTGTAAGCTGTACTAAATGTCATTATACTGAATTGTATAAAGGATCGACAAGTACATTGGGTAATGTATTAGATTTCTTTACAAATTAA